One genomic segment of Clostridiisalibacter paucivorans DSM 22131 includes these proteins:
- a CDS encoding DUF5317 domain-containing protein, which yields MLMESMVTSIAVGKVRGGKIKRIGEQYIKGWYLFIIGFGMEFLSVYIRLKDISGISSILDRYFVYIHILSYILIFIGIYLNVEKLSMKIIFVGALFNFIVIVVNGGQMPVSEEGLLKLGLMDNLAMLKNNMVLTHALINKSTKLAFLGDIIPLLKPYPLPKMISIGDVFLGIGIFAYIQNLMINRK from the coding sequence ATGTTGATGGAATCTATGGTAACATCTATAGCTGTAGGCAAGGTAAGGGGAGGGAAGATTAAACGTATAGGAGAGCAATATATAAAGGGATGGTATTTATTTATAATAGGATTTGGTATGGAGTTTTTGTCTGTATATATTAGATTAAAAGATATATCGGGGATATCCTCGATATTAGATAGATATTTTGTATATATACATATATTGTCATATATATTAATATTTATAGGTATATATTTAAACGTTGAGAAGCTGTCAATGAAAATAATATTTGTAGGTGCATTGTTCAATTTTATAGTTATAGTTGTAAATGGAGGACAAATGCCTGTATCTGAAGAAGGTCTATTGAAATTAGGGCTTATGGACAATCTAGCGATGCTAAAAAATAATATGGTTTTAACTCATGCATTGATAAATAAGTCAACAAAATTGGCCTTTTTAGGAGATATAATACCGTTACTCAAACCTTATCCATTACCTAAAATGATTAGCATAGGAGATGTATTTTTGGGTATAGGAATATTTGCATATATACAAAATCTTATGATTAATAGGAAATAA